In the genome of Xanthomonas translucens pv. cerealis, one region contains:
- a CDS encoding M20 family metallopeptidase: MPRLPRLLSALLLAVPALACAQSAERPDVAAAAARLQPKVVQWRRDFHQHPELSNREQRTAAKVAERLRALGLKPQTGIAHHGVMAIIKGALPGPKIALRADMDALPVTEQTGLAFASKATGEYRGETVGVMHACGHDAHTSILLGVAEALVAMRAQLPGEVMLVFQPSEEGVPGNEEGGAALMLKEGLFRDFKPDAMFGLHVFSSVQAGKIAVRGGPLMAASDRFSIKVIGRQTHGSAPWNGIDPIVASADLIGAAQTVVSRRANISRQPAVLSFGAIKGGIRYNIIPDEVEMVGTIRTFDDAMRQQIFADLKTVAEHTAAAHGAKAEAHVPDQDGNPATINDPALTAKMLPSLQAVVGAGNVYEPPLQMGAEDFSFYAQQVPSMFFFVGATGPGIDPATAPSNHSPQFLLDESALDVGLRALLQVSLDYLHMKS; this comes from the coding sequence ATGCCGCGCCTGCCCCGTCTGCTGTCTGCGCTGCTGCTCGCCGTCCCCGCGCTTGCCTGCGCCCAGTCCGCCGAACGCCCGGACGTGGCGGCTGCGGCGGCCAGGCTGCAGCCCAAGGTGGTCCAGTGGCGGCGCGATTTCCACCAGCACCCGGAACTGTCCAACCGCGAGCAGCGCACCGCGGCCAAGGTCGCCGAGCGGCTGCGCGCGCTGGGCCTGAAGCCGCAGACCGGGATCGCTCACCACGGCGTGATGGCGATCATCAAGGGCGCACTACCGGGGCCGAAGATCGCCCTGCGCGCGGACATGGACGCGCTGCCGGTGACCGAACAGACCGGCCTGGCGTTCGCCTCCAAGGCCACCGGCGAGTACCGCGGCGAAACCGTCGGGGTCATGCATGCCTGCGGCCACGACGCCCACACCAGCATCCTGCTGGGCGTGGCCGAAGCGCTGGTGGCGATGCGCGCGCAGCTGCCGGGCGAGGTGATGCTGGTGTTCCAGCCCTCCGAGGAGGGCGTGCCGGGCAACGAGGAGGGCGGCGCCGCGCTGATGCTGAAGGAGGGCCTGTTCCGCGACTTCAAGCCCGACGCGATGTTCGGCCTGCACGTGTTCTCCAGCGTGCAGGCGGGCAAGATCGCGGTGCGCGGCGGCCCGCTGATGGCCGCCTCGGACCGCTTCAGCATCAAGGTGATCGGCCGCCAGACCCACGGCTCGGCACCGTGGAACGGGATCGACCCGATCGTCGCCAGCGCCGACCTGATCGGCGCGGCGCAGACCGTGGTCAGCCGCCGCGCCAACATTTCCAGGCAGCCGGCGGTGCTCAGCTTCGGCGCGATCAAGGGCGGCATTCGCTACAACATCATTCCCGACGAGGTGGAGATGGTCGGCACCATCCGCACCTTCGACGACGCCATGCGCCAGCAGATCTTCGCCGACCTGAAGACCGTCGCCGAGCACACCGCCGCCGCGCACGGCGCCAAGGCCGAGGCGCACGTGCCCGACCAGGACGGCAACCCGGCCACCATCAACGACCCGGCGCTGACCGCGAAGATGCTGCCCAGCCTGCAGGCGGTGGTCGGCGCCGGCAACGTCTACGAGCCGCCGCTGCAGATGGGTGCGGAAGACTTCTCGTTCTACGCGCAGCAGGTGCCGTCGATGTTCTTCTTCGTCGGCGCCACCGGCCCTGGCATCGATCCGGCGACCGCGCCGAGCAACCACTCGCCGCAGTTCCTGCTCGACGAATCGGCGCTGGACGTGGGCCTGCGCGCGTTGCTGCAGGTGTCGCTGGATTATTTGCACATGAAGTCGTGA
- the aceK gene encoding bifunctional isocitrate dehydrogenase kinase/phosphatase, with translation MPDTPAPPMPAEPSADAVARSIRDAFEDYHARFAQISGRARRRFESRDWNAARNDAVERIALYDQCIGECMLRLRTLLLGQTYDRTLWAQVRDSFAAQLHGLIDQELYKTFYNTLTRRFFRTQGVDTRIEFVALDIEPTDAITHPVARHNYAVSETRPVDAFVRVLGDYPFDVPYAHRTRCAAAIAVRLQDDLAHWGEHPVRGIELLETVFYRERRAYLVGRVFGEHRFSPCVIALVNDADGLRAEAVLTRRNDVAQLFGISRSYFQADLPTVGDAVVFLRSLLPHKPIDELYTMLGRAKQGKTERFRTFFRHFQSQPNEQLVHADGTPGMVMAVFTLPSYPLVFKLIRDRFAYPKTMSREQVEDKYALVFNLDRVGRLLDAQPYRSLRFPRARFAPALLAELLQGCARSLREDGEDLIFELCYVQRRLRPLNLYLREQTAEAAREAALDYAQAIKDMARNNIFPGDMLLKNFGVSRQGRAVFYDYDELCLVTDCTFRDWPQPRNDEEAMSAEPWFHVAARDVFPERFALFMGLPAASLEAVKRAHGELFDPQWWRALQARLREDDYPDAPPYPESLRLA, from the coding sequence ATGCCCGACACGCCCGCACCGCCCATGCCCGCCGAACCCAGCGCCGACGCCGTGGCGCGCAGCATCCGCGACGCGTTCGAGGACTACCACGCGCGCTTCGCGCAGATCAGCGGCCGCGCCCGCCGCCGCTTCGAGAGCCGCGACTGGAACGCCGCGCGCAACGATGCGGTCGAGCGCATCGCGCTGTACGACCAGTGCATCGGCGAGTGCATGCTGCGCCTGCGCACGCTGTTGCTCGGGCAGACCTACGACCGCACGCTGTGGGCGCAGGTGCGCGACAGCTTCGCCGCGCAACTGCACGGGCTGATCGACCAGGAGCTGTACAAGACCTTCTACAACACGCTGACCCGGCGCTTCTTCCGCACCCAGGGCGTGGATACGCGGATCGAATTCGTGGCGCTGGACATCGAACCGACCGATGCGATCACCCACCCGGTGGCGCGGCACAACTACGCGGTCTCCGAGACGCGGCCGGTGGACGCCTTCGTGCGCGTGCTCGGCGACTATCCCTTCGACGTGCCGTACGCGCACCGCACGCGCTGCGCCGCGGCCATCGCGGTGCGCCTGCAGGACGACCTGGCGCACTGGGGCGAGCACCCGGTGCGTGGCATCGAACTGCTGGAGACGGTGTTCTATCGCGAGCGCCGCGCCTACCTGGTCGGCCGCGTGTTCGGCGAGCATCGCTTCTCGCCGTGCGTGATCGCGCTGGTCAACGATGCCGATGGCCTGCGCGCCGAAGCGGTGCTGACCCGGCGCAACGACGTGGCGCAATTGTTCGGCATCTCGCGCAGCTATTTCCAGGCCGACCTGCCCACCGTCGGCGACGCGGTGGTGTTCCTGCGCAGCCTGCTGCCGCACAAGCCGATCGACGAGCTGTACACGATGCTCGGCCGCGCCAAGCAGGGCAAGACCGAGCGCTTCCGCACCTTCTTCCGCCACTTCCAGTCCCAGCCCAACGAGCAGCTGGTGCATGCCGACGGCACGCCGGGCATGGTCATGGCGGTGTTCACCCTGCCCAGCTACCCGCTGGTGTTCAAGCTGATCCGCGACCGCTTCGCCTATCCGAAGACGATGAGCCGCGAACAGGTCGAGGACAAGTACGCGCTGGTGTTCAACCTCGACCGGGTCGGCCGCCTGCTCGACGCGCAGCCCTACCGTTCGCTGCGTTTCCCGCGCGCGCGCTTCGCCCCGGCGCTGCTCGCCGAACTGCTGCAGGGCTGCGCGCGCAGCCTGCGCGAGGACGGCGAGGACCTGATCTTCGAGCTGTGCTACGTGCAGCGGCGGCTGCGCCCGCTGAACCTGTACCTGCGCGAGCAGACCGCCGAGGCGGCGCGCGAGGCGGCGCTGGACTACGCGCAGGCGATCAAGGACATGGCGCGCAACAACATCTTTCCCGGCGACATGCTGCTGAAGAACTTCGGCGTATCGCGGCAGGGGCGCGCGGTGTTCTACGACTACGACGAACTGTGCCTGGTCACCGACTGCACCTTCCGCGACTGGCCGCAGCCGCGCAACGACGAGGAAGCCATGTCCGCCGAACCCTGGTTCCACGTCGCCGCGCGCGACGTATTCCCTGAGCGCTTCGCGCTGTTCATGGGCTTGCCTGCCGCGTCGCTGGAGGCGGTCAAGCGCGCGCATGGCGAACTGTTCGACCCGCAATGGTGGCGCGCGCTGCAGGCGCGGCTGCGCGAGGACGACTACCCGGACGCGCCGCCTTACCCGGAGTCGCTGCGCCTGGCCTGA
- a CDS encoding NADP-dependent isocitrate dehydrogenase: MSNTPKILYTLTDEAPYLATQSLLPIVAAFAGTAGIAVETRDISLAGRLISQFPEYLRGDQRIADDLAELGQLATTPEANIIKLPNISASVPQLKAAIKELQQQGYALPDYLDEPQDDTQKEAKARYDRVKGSAVNPVLREGNSDRRAPLSVKNYARTHPHRMGAWSADSKSHVAHMDAGDFYGSERSALIAQAGNVSIELVGKDGSVTVLKEKTAVQAGEIIDAAVMSKRALASFVQAQIADAKQQGVLFSLHLKATMMKVSDPIMFGVVVGAFYQEVLDKHAEALKQVGFDPNNGIGDLYARIASLPDAQRAQIEADLQAVYAQRPALAMVNSDKGITNLHVPSDVIVDASMPAMIRDSGKMWNAEGKLQDTKALIPDRCYAGVYQAVIEDCKRHGAFDPATMGSVPNVGLMAQKAEEYGSHDKTFQIAADGVVRVSDASGKPLLEHAVEAGDIWRMCQVKDAPIQDWVKLAVSRARLSGTPAVFWLDPQRAHDALMIQKVERYLQDHDTTGLDIRILPPVEATAFSLQRIRKGEDTISVTGNVLRDYLTDLFPIMELGTSAKMLSVVPLMAGGGLFETGAGGSAPKHVQQFVEENYLRWDSLGEFLALAASLEHLGQRHRNATIGVLAKTLDQANGQFLDNDKSPSRKVGELDNRGSHFYLALYWAQALAAQDEDAALKTRFAPLAKQLAEHEAAIVAELNGVQGKPVDIQGYYRPNLERVSQAMRPSATFNAALATLTA; this comes from the coding sequence ATGTCGAATACGCCCAAGATCCTGTACACGCTCACCGACGAAGCACCGTACCTGGCGACGCAGTCGCTGTTGCCGATCGTCGCCGCCTTCGCCGGCACCGCCGGCATCGCCGTGGAAACCCGCGACATCTCGCTGGCCGGCCGCTTGATCTCGCAGTTCCCCGAATACCTGCGCGGGGATCAGCGCATCGCCGACGACCTGGCCGAGCTGGGCCAGCTGGCGACCACGCCGGAAGCCAACATCATCAAGCTGCCCAACATCAGCGCCTCGGTGCCGCAGCTCAAGGCCGCGATCAAGGAATTGCAGCAGCAGGGCTACGCGCTGCCGGACTACCTGGACGAGCCGCAGGACGACACGCAGAAAGAGGCCAAGGCGCGCTACGACCGGGTCAAGGGCAGTGCGGTCAATCCGGTGCTGCGCGAGGGCAATTCCGATCGCCGCGCGCCGCTGTCGGTGAAGAACTACGCGCGCACGCATCCGCACCGCATGGGCGCGTGGAGCGCCGATTCGAAGTCGCACGTGGCGCACATGGACGCCGGCGATTTCTACGGCAGCGAGCGCTCGGCGCTGATCGCGCAGGCCGGCAACGTCAGCATCGAACTGGTCGGCAAGGACGGCAGCGTCACCGTGCTGAAGGAAAAGACCGCGGTGCAGGCCGGCGAGATCATCGACGCGGCAGTGATGAGCAAGCGCGCGCTGGCCAGCTTCGTGCAGGCGCAGATCGCCGACGCCAAGCAGCAGGGCGTGCTGTTTTCGCTGCACCTGAAGGCGACCATGATGAAGGTCTCCGACCCGATCATGTTCGGCGTGGTGGTCGGCGCGTTCTACCAGGAGGTGCTGGACAAGCACGCCGAGGCGCTGAAGCAGGTCGGCTTCGATCCGAACAACGGCATCGGCGACCTGTACGCGCGCATCGCCAGTTTGCCGGACGCGCAACGCGCGCAGATCGAAGCCGATCTGCAGGCGGTGTACGCGCAGCGCCCGGCGCTGGCGATGGTCAATTCCGACAAGGGCATCACCAACCTGCACGTGCCCAGCGACGTGATCGTCGATGCGTCGATGCCGGCGATGATCCGCGACTCCGGCAAGATGTGGAACGCCGAGGGCAAGCTGCAGGACACCAAGGCGCTGATTCCGGACCGCTGCTACGCCGGCGTGTACCAGGCGGTGATCGAGGACTGCAAGCGGCATGGCGCGTTCGATCCGGCGACGATGGGCAGCGTGCCCAACGTCGGCCTGATGGCGCAGAAGGCCGAGGAATACGGTTCGCACGACAAGACCTTCCAGATCGCCGCCGACGGGGTGGTGCGGGTCAGCGACGCCAGCGGCAAGCCGCTGCTGGAGCATGCGGTCGAAGCCGGCGACATCTGGCGCATGTGCCAGGTCAAGGACGCGCCGATCCAGGACTGGGTCAAGCTGGCGGTCAGCCGCGCGCGCCTGAGCGGCACCCCGGCGGTGTTCTGGCTGGATCCGCAGCGCGCCCACGATGCGCTGATGATCCAGAAGGTGGAGCGCTATCTGCAGGACCACGACACCACCGGCCTGGACATCCGCATCCTGCCGCCGGTGGAGGCCACCGCGTTCTCGCTGCAGCGCATCCGCAAGGGCGAGGACACCATCTCGGTCACCGGCAACGTGCTGCGCGACTACCTCACCGACCTGTTCCCGATCATGGAGTTGGGCACCAGCGCCAAGATGCTGTCGGTCGTGCCGCTGATGGCCGGCGGCGGCCTGTTCGAGACCGGTGCCGGCGGTTCGGCGCCCAAGCACGTGCAGCAGTTCGTCGAAGAGAACTACCTGCGCTGGGATTCGCTGGGCGAGTTCCTGGCCCTGGCCGCGTCGCTGGAGCATCTGGGCCAGCGCCACCGGAACGCGACCATCGGCGTGCTGGCCAAGACCCTGGACCAGGCCAATGGCCAGTTCCTGGACAACGACAAATCGCCCTCGCGCAAGGTCGGCGAACTCGACAACCGTGGCAGCCATTTCTACCTGGCTCTGTACTGGGCGCAGGCGTTGGCCGCGCAGGACGAGGACGCGGCGCTGAAGACGCGCTTCGCACCGCTTGCCAAGCAACTGGCCGAGCACGAGGCCGCCATCGTCGCCGAACTCAACGGCGTGCAGGGCAAGCCGGTCGATATCCAGGGCTATTACCGTCCGAACCTGGAGCGGGTCAGCCAGGCCATGCGTCCGAGTGCGACGTTCAATGCTGCGTTGGCGACACTGACGGCGTAG
- a CDS encoding LysM peptidoglycan-binding domain-containing protein, with protein MNSDKRADFSAVTAKVDTTADVTPQADFSAVQAHVDTTAEQVQQIYVVKSGDSLSKIAKLHYGDGNAWTRIFEANRDVLDDPDRIYPGQTLKLPARA; from the coding sequence ATGAACAGCGACAAGCGCGCCGATTTTTCGGCAGTCACCGCCAAGGTGGATACCACCGCGGACGTCACGCCGCAGGCGGATTTTTCCGCCGTGCAGGCGCACGTGGACACCACCGCCGAACAGGTGCAACAGATCTATGTGGTCAAGTCGGGCGATTCGCTGTCCAAGATCGCCAAACTGCACTACGGCGACGGCAACGCCTGGACCCGCATCTTTGAAGCCAACCGCGACGTGCTCGACGACCCGGACAGGATCTACCCGGGGCAGACACTGAAGCTGCCTGCGCGCGCCTGA
- the rho gene encoding transcription termination factor Rho, whose translation MSDHTTTEPGSVDAPAEKRARKPRVSKPVTGAEGGAEHGAPAQPNLPLNPVPAQADVPRAAPQQERQERAAPQEHAQAASQQPQPQSQSQSQHAPASGGDAQGQGGGNQNDGGEPREGGNPRFNNQNPQNQNNQNNQQGNRRDRFRNRRDRGGGGGGRFPDNGLPNDSGANEVFVPRPHANVPEGFPIYSLSDLKRMPAQKLLDIAEQLNIQDGVARARKQDVIFALLKVLTRHGEGVAADGVLEILPDGFGFLRAAEASYLAGPDDTYISPSQIRRFNLRTGDHLSGRIRFPKDGERYFALSIVDTINGEPLEASKNKVLFENLTALFPRKRFTLERGNGSSEDISGRILDLMAPQGKGQRALIVSPPKAGKTMLMQQVATAITTNHPDVHMIVLLIDERPEEVTEMQRTVRGEVISSTFDEPAARHVQVAEMVIERAKRLVEHKKDVVILLDSITRLARAYNNVVPSSGKVLSGGVDANALHRPKRFFGAARNVEEGGSLTIIATALVETGSKMDEVIYEEFKGTGNSEVHLNRRIAEKRVYPAIDINRSGTRREDLLIEPELLQKIWILRKLLHPMDEIAAMEFLLDKMKNTKSNDEFFGSMKR comes from the coding sequence TTGTCCGATCACACCACCACCGAACCCGGGAGCGTCGATGCCCCCGCCGAGAAGCGCGCGCGCAAGCCGCGTGTCAGCAAGCCTGTCACCGGCGCTGAAGGCGGAGCGGAGCATGGCGCACCTGCGCAGCCGAACCTGCCGTTGAACCCGGTTCCGGCCCAGGCCGACGTGCCCCGCGCCGCACCCCAGCAGGAACGGCAGGAACGCGCCGCGCCGCAGGAACACGCGCAGGCCGCATCGCAGCAGCCCCAGCCCCAGTCCCAGTCCCAGTCCCAGCACGCTCCCGCTTCCGGCGGCGATGCCCAGGGCCAGGGCGGCGGCAACCAGAACGACGGCGGCGAGCCGCGCGAAGGCGGCAACCCGCGCTTCAACAACCAGAATCCGCAGAACCAGAACAACCAGAACAACCAGCAGGGCAATCGCCGCGACCGCTTCCGCAATCGCCGCGATCGTGGTGGCGGTGGCGGCGGTCGCTTCCCGGACAACGGCCTGCCCAACGACAGCGGCGCCAACGAAGTGTTCGTGCCGCGTCCGCACGCCAACGTGCCGGAAGGCTTCCCGATCTACTCGCTGAGCGACCTGAAGCGGATGCCGGCGCAGAAGCTGCTGGACATCGCCGAGCAGCTCAACATCCAGGACGGCGTGGCCCGCGCGCGCAAGCAGGACGTGATCTTCGCGCTGCTGAAGGTGCTGACCCGCCACGGCGAAGGCGTCGCCGCCGACGGCGTGCTGGAAATCCTGCCGGACGGCTTCGGCTTCCTGCGCGCGGCCGAGGCCAGCTACCTGGCCGGCCCGGACGACACCTACATCTCGCCCAGCCAGATCCGCCGCTTCAACCTGCGCACCGGCGACCACCTGTCCGGACGCATCCGCTTCCCGAAGGACGGCGAACGCTACTTCGCGCTGTCGATCGTCGACACGATCAACGGCGAGCCGCTGGAAGCGAGCAAGAACAAGGTGCTGTTCGAGAACCTGACCGCGCTGTTCCCGCGCAAGCGCTTCACCCTGGAACGCGGCAACGGTTCCTCCGAAGACATCTCCGGGCGCATCCTCGATCTGATGGCACCGCAGGGCAAGGGCCAGCGCGCGCTGATCGTGTCCCCGCCCAAGGCCGGCAAGACCATGCTGATGCAGCAGGTGGCCACGGCGATCACCACCAACCATCCCGACGTGCACATGATCGTGCTGCTGATCGACGAGCGGCCGGAAGAAGTGACCGAAATGCAGCGCACCGTGCGCGGCGAAGTCATCTCCTCCACCTTCGACGAGCCGGCCGCGCGCCACGTGCAGGTCGCCGAGATGGTGATTGAGCGCGCCAAGCGCCTGGTCGAGCACAAGAAGGACGTGGTGATCCTACTCGACTCCATCACTCGCCTGGCCCGCGCCTACAACAACGTGGTGCCGTCCTCCGGCAAGGTGCTCAGCGGCGGCGTGGACGCCAATGCGCTGCACCGCCCGAAGCGCTTCTTCGGCGCGGCCCGTAACGTCGAGGAAGGCGGCTCGCTGACCATCATCGCCACGGCGCTGGTGGAAACCGGCAGCAAGATGGATGAGGTGATCTACGAAGAGTTCAAGGGCACCGGCAACAGCGAAGTGCACCTGAACCGCCGGATCGCCGAAAAGCGGGTGTACCCGGCGATCGACATCAACCGTTCCGGCACCCGTCGCGAAGATCTGTTGATCGAGCCGGAGCTGCTGCAGAAGATCTGGATCCTGCGCAAGCTGCTGCATCCGATGGATGAGATCGCGGCGATGGAGTTCCTGCTGGACAAGATGAAGAATACCAAGTCCAACGACGAGTTCTTCGGGTCGATGAAGCGCTGA
- a CDS encoding efflux RND transporter periplasmic adaptor subunit, with protein MSRFWKIALLIVAAVAVVLVGAHFLRSGHSRGGAAAGGDSDDSTPIPVTVVAAGSQAVPIYATSTGTVTALATVTVNPQVSGQLMSLNFREGQEVKKGELLAQIDPRSLQASFDEAAASKRQNQALLATARSTFQRSDSPAYRQYVARTDLDTQRNQVAQYEAAVAANDAAMRAAQVQLQYTRILAPIDGITGLRGVDVGNIVSTSSSIVTITQIHPIYVVFNLAERELQGLREAQAAGPLTVAALDRTDAHVIAGDGRVDVIDNQISSDTGTFKVRAEFPNPGNALWPGQFVNVRLTLRTLASGVVVPSQAVQRGPDGDYVYAVQGDNTVKMQTVKQGVEVGDSQVQLEQGLKAGERVVTEGQFRLKPGSKVTPLKPGEAPPQPTEAELKAAESKQKRKDGGGRRDGGPR; from the coding sequence ATGTCGCGTTTCTGGAAGATTGCGCTGCTGATCGTCGCAGCGGTGGCCGTGGTGCTGGTGGGCGCGCACTTCCTGCGCAGCGGACATAGCCGCGGCGGCGCGGCGGCGGGCGGCGATAGCGACGACAGCACGCCGATCCCGGTGACGGTGGTCGCCGCCGGCAGCCAGGCGGTGCCGATCTACGCCACCTCCACTGGCACGGTGACCGCGCTGGCCACGGTCACGGTCAATCCGCAGGTGAGCGGGCAGCTGATGAGCCTGAACTTCCGCGAAGGCCAGGAAGTGAAGAAGGGCGAGCTGCTGGCGCAGATCGACCCGCGCTCGCTGCAGGCCAGCTTCGACGAAGCGGCAGCGAGCAAGCGCCAGAACCAGGCGTTGCTGGCCACTGCCCGCTCCACCTTCCAGCGCTCCGATTCGCCGGCCTACCGCCAGTACGTGGCCAGGACCGACCTGGACACGCAGCGCAACCAGGTAGCGCAGTACGAGGCGGCGGTCGCCGCCAACGACGCAGCGATGCGCGCGGCGCAGGTGCAGTTGCAGTACACCCGCATCCTGGCCCCGATCGACGGTATCACCGGCCTGCGCGGCGTGGACGTGGGCAACATCGTCAGCACCAGCAGCAGCATCGTCACCATCACCCAGATCCATCCGATCTACGTGGTCTTCAACCTGGCCGAGCGCGAGCTGCAGGGCCTGCGCGAGGCACAGGCGGCCGGACCGCTGACGGTGGCGGCGCTGGACCGCACCGACGCGCACGTGATCGCCGGCGACGGCCGGGTCGACGTGATCGACAACCAGATCAGCAGCGACACCGGCACTTTCAAGGTCCGCGCCGAGTTCCCCAACCCCGGCAACGCGCTGTGGCCGGGCCAGTTCGTCAACGTGCGGCTGACCCTGCGCACGCTGGCCAGCGGTGTGGTGGTGCCGAGCCAGGCGGTGCAGCGCGGCCCCGACGGCGACTACGTGTACGCGGTGCAGGGCGACAACACGGTCAAGATGCAGACTGTCAAGCAGGGCGTGGAAGTGGGCGACAGCCAGGTGCAGCTGGAGCAGGGCCTGAAGGCCGGCGAGCGGGTGGTCACCGAGGGCCAGTTCCGGCTCAAGCCGGGCAGCAAGGTCACTCCACTGAAGCCGGGCGAAGCTCCGCCGCAGCCGACCGAAGCCGAATTGAAGGCGGCAGAAAGCAAGCAGAAGCGCAAGGATGGCGGCGGCCGTCGCGACGGCGGACCGCGCTGA
- the queF gene encoding NADPH-dependent 7-cyano-7-deazaguanine reductase QueF (Catalyzes the NADPH-dependent reduction of 7-cyano-7-deazaguanine (preQ0) to 7-aminomethyl-7-deazaguanine (preQ1) in queuosine biosynthesis), with the protein MNTPQDSSLGREVAYPSQYDPALLFPIPRAGGRAEIGLDAAPLPFFGLDRWHAYELGWLDAQGKPCVATATLQVPCTSPQLIESKSLKLYLNSLNAMRFNSAEAVRACIVSDLSARAGADVTMEFGLPPVDPLGEGDSLDVLDIAIDCYGPPRPQFLFAAADDIVEETLSSALLKSNCPVTGQPDWATLCVRYRGGRIDREGLLRYLISFREHAGFHEQCLEQIFHDLLIRCRPQSLQVEARYTRRGGLDINPWRATPDMAEPIAFHRDPRQ; encoded by the coding sequence ATGAACACCCCACAGGATTCCAGTCTCGGCCGCGAGGTCGCATACCCCTCGCAGTACGATCCCGCGCTGCTGTTTCCGATCCCCCGCGCCGGCGGCCGTGCCGAGATCGGCCTGGATGCCGCGCCGCTGCCGTTCTTCGGGCTCGACCGCTGGCATGCCTACGAACTGGGCTGGCTGGACGCGCAGGGCAAGCCCTGCGTGGCCACTGCCACGCTGCAGGTGCCGTGCACCTCGCCGCAGCTGATCGAATCCAAGTCGCTCAAGCTCTACCTCAACTCGCTCAACGCGATGCGCTTCAACAGCGCCGAAGCGGTGCGCGCCTGCATCGTCAGCGACCTGTCGGCGCGCGCCGGTGCCGACGTCACCATGGAGTTCGGCCTGCCGCCGGTGGACCCGCTCGGCGAAGGGGACTCGCTGGATGTGCTGGACATCGCCATCGACTGCTACGGCCCGCCACGTCCGCAGTTCCTGTTCGCCGCGGCCGACGACATCGTCGAGGAAACGCTGAGCAGCGCATTGCTCAAATCCAATTGCCCGGTCACCGGCCAGCCGGACTGGGCCACGCTGTGCGTGCGCTATCGCGGTGGCCGCATCGACCGCGAAGGCCTGCTGCGCTACCTGATCAGCTTCCGCGAGCACGCCGGCTTCCACGAACAATGCCTGGAGCAGATCTTCCACGACCTGCTGATCCGCTGCCGCCCGCAGTCGCTGCAGGTCGAGGCGCGCTACACACGACGCGGCGGGCTGGACATCAATCCCTGGCGCGCCACGCCCGACATGGCCGAACCGATCGCCTTTCACCGCGACCCCCGCCAGTAG
- a CDS encoding energy transducer TonB — protein sequence MHRKSGLSTWRWGGLLLALLATTAFATGTGTGPGAVRKQVESSLLVTGKIDIEPDGAVSALAIDHADKLPEGVLGFVRESVQRWTFEPALRDGKPVPARTPVTLRLVAKRQQGDSYQVEIRHASFAAYDPKDPRAVTSIRTPPPAYPEAAYRAGASGSAYLVLKVARDGSVADAAVEQVNLRIVASESEMQKLREIFARSALAAARKWRFRPPSEGKDVSAPYWAVRVPVNYSLRDQPNQGMESSYGHWISYVPGPRVRAPWDAGEDASGFSPDTLSAGGVYMVDNNGPRLLTPLQGS from the coding sequence ATGCATCGCAAATCAGGACTCTCGACGTGGCGTTGGGGCGGTCTGCTGTTGGCGTTGCTCGCCACCACCGCGTTCGCCACCGGCACCGGCACCGGGCCGGGCGCGGTGCGCAAGCAGGTCGAAAGCAGCCTGCTGGTGACCGGCAAGATCGACATCGAGCCCGACGGCGCGGTGTCGGCGCTGGCGATCGATCACGCAGACAAGCTGCCCGAGGGCGTGCTCGGCTTCGTGCGCGAGTCGGTGCAGCGGTGGACGTTCGAGCCGGCACTGCGCGACGGCAAGCCGGTGCCGGCGCGCACACCGGTGACGCTGCGTCTCGTGGCCAAGCGCCAGCAGGGCGACAGTTATCAGGTGGAGATCCGCCATGCCAGCTTCGCCGCCTACGATCCCAAGGATCCGCGCGCGGTGACCTCGATCAGGACGCCGCCGCCGGCGTATCCGGAAGCGGCGTACCGGGCTGGCGCCTCCGGCTCGGCGTACCTGGTGCTCAAGGTGGCGCGCGACGGCAGTGTCGCCGATGCCGCGGTCGAGCAGGTCAACCTGCGCATCGTGGCCTCGGAAAGCGAGATGCAGAAGTTGCGCGAGATCTTCGCCAGGAGCGCACTGGCGGCGGCGCGCAAGTGGAGGTTCCGTCCGCCGAGCGAAGGCAAGGACGTGTCGGCGCCATACTGGGCGGTGCGCGTCCCGGTCAACTATTCGCTGCGCGACCAGCCCAACCAAGGCATGGAGAGCAGCTACGGGCACTGGATCAGCTATGTCCCCGGTCCGCGCGTGCGTGCGCCGTGGGACGCCGGCGAGGACGCGTCGGGCTTCTCGCCGGACACGCTGTCGGCCGGCGGCGTGTACATGGTCGACAACAACGGCCCGCGCCTGCTGACGCCGTTGCAGGGCAGCTGA